Within Triticum dicoccoides isolate Atlit2015 ecotype Zavitan chromosome 1B, WEW_v2.0, whole genome shotgun sequence, the genomic segment tGATAACTATAAAAGTGGATCATTTCTAGAAAAAGCTGcaagctactacctccgtcctggtttattggcccttaTTATaatatgtgccaatttttgatcatatatttaactaacaaaatgttcatgcatgtcacaaaaaattattccattgaaaactatgttcaaatacgaatctaacgatataatttttgttcaCATGCAGTAACATTTTGTCAATTAAATCTTttatcaaaatttagcacaaattacaaaggggactaacaaaccaggacggaggtaataTTTTGTACAAATTCGCAAGAAGTAAGAAGCTACAATTGGACAATTAGCTAGAGTAATAATTATTGCTCACTGATGATATTTATCAATACGAAGAGTACATACTTGTTTGCCAAATAAGCAGGACTGGTTACACAATTGAAATGTGGGAGTGGATTAGATCCACATTTGATGAAATAAAAGACAAAGTACGGAAAGCAAATCTTATTCGACGCCCATGCAACAGTACGCCCGTTAATGGGCTGGGCAAGTGAAACCAGACGGGCACTTCTTGCCGCAGTGGTTGAGGAGGAGTCTGATGTCCACAGGCACGTTGAGGTGGAGGCCGAGGATGTTGGCCCTGACGGCGGTGCAGAGGCagacggcggcgtcgaggtcggccaACCCCTGGAGCAGCGGGCAGCACTGGTCGTGCGCCGGAACGCCAACCTTGAGGCCGAGCAGCCCGCCGAGAACGTTGGCGCACACCCTCAGGTTGAGCACGTTGATGGAGCACTGCCCGGCGCCGTGGCCGTGCCCTCCTCCTCCATGGTATGGCGGCGGAACGACGATGGTTGGTGTCGGCACAACGGTCGGCGGTTGGCAATAGGTGCTTCCGCAGCCGTGGGCGGCGACGGCAGAGAGGAGAAGGCTCAGGGCGACGAAGAGGGCAGTGTTGGATGCCATTATGATTGTGTGGCGTGCTAGAGTAATATAGCTAGTGCTTTGGGTTTGGGATGCATGAGAGCTTGGAGAGAGTGTTGTATTTAT encodes:
- the LOC119338738 gene encoding cortical cell-delineating protein-like, whose translation is MASNTALFVALSLLLSAVAAHGCGSTYCQPPTVVPTPTIVVPPPYHGGGGHGHGAGQCSINVLNLRVCANVLGGLLGLKVGVPAHDQCCPLLQGLADLDAAVCLCTAVRANILGLHLNVPVDIRLLLNHCGKKCPSGFTCPAH